Proteins encoded together in one Schumannella luteola window:
- a CDS encoding DUF1353 domain-containing protein, giving the protein MPFVDLDGRPLDRVPLLYRGGRDFQLEAGFAWIDPQDGTRHEVAPHDTSRPASDPQNGTDLASVPPFLWGLVASYGRQTLPAILHDRLVDAVDTAVDTAGRPASPVERMRRRDRADGVFRRALEEAGLPRSRATVMWSAVRVEGYWRHRRGLGALLVAQLVLGVVAVVAGVVLGVVAHPLALLLLLAPAPFALAWRRQARFVLPAAYLAALYSPLVIAAAAASAVEYLVALLLWLAGGRTGSTPRPGPTLR; this is encoded by the coding sequence ATGCCCTTCGTCGATCTCGACGGCCGACCGCTCGACCGCGTGCCGCTGCTCTACCGCGGCGGCCGCGACTTCCAGCTCGAGGCGGGCTTCGCCTGGATCGATCCGCAGGACGGCACACGCCACGAGGTCGCGCCGCACGACACGAGCCGCCCGGCGAGCGATCCGCAGAACGGCACCGACCTCGCGTCCGTGCCCCCGTTCCTCTGGGGCCTTGTCGCGAGCTACGGCCGGCAGACGCTCCCCGCGATCCTGCACGACCGGCTCGTGGATGCCGTCGACACCGCCGTCGACACCGCCGGCCGCCCGGCGAGTCCTGTCGAGCGGATGCGGCGTCGCGACCGCGCCGACGGCGTCTTCCGCCGCGCGCTCGAGGAGGCCGGGCTGCCGCGGTCGAGGGCGACCGTCATGTGGAGCGCGGTGCGGGTCGAAGGCTACTGGCGGCATCGCCGCGGTCTCGGCGCGCTGCTGGTCGCGCAGCTCGTGCTCGGCGTCGTCGCGGTCGTGGCCGGCGTCGTGCTCGGCGTGGTCGCACATCCGCTCGCCCTCCTCCTGCTGCTCGCACCGGCGCCGTTCGCGCTCGCCTGGCGTCGGCAGGCGCGGTTCGTGCTGCCCGCCGCCTACCTCGCTGCGCTCTACTCGCCGCTCGTGATCGCCGCGGCCGCCGCCTCGGCCGTCGAGTACCTCGTCGCGCTGCTGCTCTGGCTCGCCGGCGGCCGCACCGGCTCCACGCCACGCCCGGGCCCGACCCTGCGCTGA